From Marivirga harenae, one genomic window encodes:
- a CDS encoding deoxyguanosinetriphosphate triphosphohydrolase, producing MNWLKLLNPNRLEQSTNTNQSSARSFFEQDYDRIIFSHPFRRLQDKTQVVPLPEEDFVHTRLTHSLEVSSVGRSLGKKVGESIVEKYAELQESGFSSFDFGAIVAAASLAHDIGNPPFGHSGEDAISAFFKNSQLGKWIQSQVSVEEWEDLTHFEGNAQGFRLFHRPDNRGIKLTYSTLAAFSKYPRTAHLFEKDNSRKSQKKYGFFQTEKHYFEELANELGLIRLSNEMSWVRHPLTFLVEAADDICYHVIDLEDGCRLGWVSYEQARDLLANVLGESYLPEKLEKTKGKNEKIAYLRALCINKLINECAEVFIANEEDILNGKFDSSLMSQVPSKRVLRDIIEVSVQKIYRSHLVLQTEVVGHRVLEGLLEEFLGAAIAQKGIEESSKKDLTVFRLLPETYQELITDTASLYEISLICIDYISGMTDRYAINLYRKLKGISLPGMK from the coding sequence ATGAACTGGCTAAAATTACTAAACCCAAATCGCTTAGAACAAAGCACCAATACCAATCAATCTTCTGCACGCTCATTTTTCGAGCAGGATTATGATAGAATTATTTTTTCTCATCCCTTCCGAAGATTGCAGGATAAAACCCAGGTGGTTCCCTTACCCGAGGAAGATTTTGTTCATACTCGGCTGACGCACAGCTTGGAAGTAAGTAGTGTGGGCCGTTCATTGGGCAAAAAAGTAGGCGAATCAATAGTCGAAAAATACGCTGAATTGCAAGAATCCGGCTTTTCATCTTTTGATTTCGGAGCGATAGTTGCAGCCGCTTCTTTAGCTCACGACATAGGAAACCCACCATTCGGTCATTCAGGGGAAGATGCCATCTCCGCTTTCTTCAAAAATAGTCAACTTGGAAAATGGATACAATCACAAGTGTCTGTTGAAGAGTGGGAAGATTTAACGCATTTTGAAGGCAATGCTCAAGGGTTCCGTTTATTCCACAGGCCCGATAATAGGGGGATAAAATTGACTTATAGCACTTTAGCCGCCTTTAGTAAATATCCTAGAACTGCCCATTTGTTTGAAAAAGATAACAGTAGAAAAAGTCAGAAGAAATATGGCTTTTTTCAAACGGAGAAGCACTATTTCGAAGAATTAGCGAATGAATTAGGATTGATTCGCCTTTCAAATGAAATGAGTTGGGTTCGTCATCCATTAACATTTTTGGTAGAAGCCGCAGATGACATTTGCTATCATGTTATTGATTTGGAAGACGGCTGCCGTTTGGGTTGGGTTTCGTATGAGCAAGCACGTGATTTGTTAGCTAATGTGCTAGGTGAATCCTACTTACCTGAAAAGCTTGAAAAAACAAAGGGCAAAAATGAGAAGATTGCTTACTTAAGAGCGCTATGCATAAACAAACTTATTAATGAATGTGCTGAAGTATTCATAGCAAATGAAGAAGACATTTTGAATGGAAAATTCGACTCCTCATTGATGAGCCAGGTGCCGTCTAAAAGAGTTTTACGTGATATTATCGAAGTCTCGGTTCAGAAAATTTATCGTTCCCATTTAGTTTTACAGACAGAAGTTGTTGGGCATCGTGTTTTGGAGGGCTTGTTAGAAGAATTTTTGGGGGCGGCCATTGCACAAAAAGGAATAGAAGAATCTAGCAAGAAAGATCTAACTGTTTTTAGATTATTGCCCGAAACCTATCAGGAATTAATTACCGATACAGCCAGTCTTTATGAAATCAGTCTAATTTGCATTGATTACATCAGTGGAATGACGGATCGATATGCAATAAATCTTTATAGGAAATTAAAAGGAATCAGTTTGCCAGGAATGAAGTAG